A region from the Triticum urartu cultivar G1812 chromosome 1, Tu2.1, whole genome shotgun sequence genome encodes:
- the LOC125510276 gene encoding vacuolar protein 8-like isoform X2, producing MSLHSSPAAAGDAPTGTAEELLERARGLVPAALDAARAATGFGGRWKAIAARLEKVPPCLSDLSSHPCFSKNALCRELLQSVAATLAEAAELGVLCREPPKAGKLQMQSDLDALAGKLDLNLRDCALLVKTGVLSDATVPSPPAEAAAAAASQTDVRELLARLQIGHAEAKHRAVEGLLDALREDEKSVLSALGRGNVAALVQLLTATAPKIREKAATVLCLLAESGSCEGLLVSEGALPPLIRLAESGSLVGREKAVITLQRLSMSPEIARAIVGHSGVRPLIEICQTGDSISQSAAAGALKNLSAVPEVRQALAEEGIVRVMISLLDRGVVLGSKEYAAECLQNFTSSNDNLRRAVVSEGALPSLLAYLDGPLPQESAVGALRNLVSAVSPDNLVSLGVLPRLAHVLRDGSVGAQQAAAAAICRISSSPEMKRLVGDHGCMPLLVRLLEAKSSGAREVAAQATATLMSCPANARDVKKDEKSVPNLVQLLDPSPGNTAKKYAISCLLALSASKRCKKLMIAQGAIGYLKKLSEMDVAGAKKLLEKLERGKLRTLFTRK from the coding sequence ATGAGCTTGCACAGCAGTCCGGCCGCGGCCGGGGACGCGCCGACCGGGACGGCGGAGGAGCTGCTCGAGCGGGCGCGGGGCCTGGTGCCGGCCGCGCTGGACGCTGCGCGCGCGGCGACGGGGTTTGGCGGGCGGTGGAAGGCGATCGCGGCGAGGCTGGAGAAGGTGCCGCCGTGCCTGTCCGACCTGTCCAGCCACCCCTGCTTCTCCAAGAACGCGCTCTGCCGGGAGCTGCTGCAGTCCGTTGCCGCCACGCTCGCCGAGGCCGCCGAGCTCGGCGTGCTCTGCCGCGAGCCGCCCAAGGCTGGCAAACTGCAGATGCAGAGCGACCTCGACGCTCTCGCCGGGAAGCTGGACCTCAACCTCCGGGACTGCGCGCTGCTTGTCAAGACTGGTGTTCTGTCAGATGCGACGGTTCCGTCTCCTCCGgctgaggcggcggcggcagcggcctCGCAGACGGACGTGCGGGAGCTGCTCGCTAGGCTGCAAATTGGGCACGCCGAGGCGAAGCACCGGGCTGTGGAGGGGCTCCTTGATGCGCTGCGCGAGGACGAGAAGAGCGTGCTGTCGGCGCTCGGCCGTGGCAACGTGGCCGCGCTGGTGCAGCTGCTGACGGCTACGGCGCCCAAGATCAGGGAGAAGGCGGCGACCGTGCTCTGCTTGCTTGCCGAGTCCGGCAGTTGCGAGGGCTTGCTGGTGTCGGAAGGCGCGCTGCCGCCGCTCATCCGGCTGGCGGAGTCCGGCAGCCTTGTTGGCCGGGAGAAGGCCGTCATCACGCTGCAGCGTCTGTCCATGTCGCCCGAGATTGCCCGCGCAATCGTCGGCCACAGCGGCGTCCGCCCACTCATCGAAATCTGCCAGACCGGGGACTCCATCTCGCAATCCGCGGCGGCGGGCGCGCTCAAGAACCTCTCCGCGGTGCCAGAGGTCCGGCAAGCGCTGGCCGAGGAAGGCATCGTGCGCGTCATGATCAGCCTGCTCGACCGCGGCGTCGTGCTGGGCTCCAAGGAGTACGCGGCGGAGTGCCTGCAGAACTTCACGTCGAGCAACGACAACCTGCGGCGCGCCGTGGTGTCCGAGGGCGCGCTGCCCAGCCTGCTCGCCTACCTCGACGGCCCGCTGCCGCAGGAGTCCGCCGTGGGCGCGCTCCGCAACCTCGTCTCCGCCGTCTCGCCGGACAACCTCGTGTCGCTCGGCGTGCTCCCGCGGCTCGCGCACGTGCTCCGCGACGGCTCCGTGGGCGCGCAGCAGGCGGCCGCGGCGGCCATCTGCAGGATCTCCAGCTCCCCGGAGATGAAGCGGCTGGTGGGCGACCACGGGTGCATGCCGCTGCTGGTGCGGCTGCTGGAGGCCAAGTCGAGCGGCGCGCGGGAGGTGGCGGCGCAGGCGACGGCGACGCTGATGAGCTGCCCGGCGAACGCGAGGGACGTGAAGAAGGACGAGAAGAGCGTGCCGAACCTGGTGCAGCTGCTGGACCCGAGCCCGGGGAACACGGCCAAGAAGTACGCCATCTCCTGCCTCCTGGCGCTGTCGGCGAGCAAGCGGTGCAAGAAGCTGATGATCGCGCAGGGCGCCATCGGGTACCTGAAGAAGCTCTCCGAGATGGACGTGGCCGGCGCCAAGAAGCTGCTCGAGAAGCTGGAGCGTGGCAAGCTGCGCACCCTATTCACCAGGAAGTAA
- the LOC125510276 gene encoding vacuolar protein 8-like isoform X1 — MIGIFIVAAAAAAAALALVGFFALAVGVGRRDGAGASGGTSGGGERTGRRDHEAECCSWCDQEMSLHSSPAAAGDAPTGTAEELLERARGLVPAALDAARAATGFGGRWKAIAARLEKVPPCLSDLSSHPCFSKNALCRELLQSVAATLAEAAELGVLCREPPKAGKLQMQSDLDALAGKLDLNLRDCALLVKTGVLSDATVPSPPAEAAAAAASQTDVRELLARLQIGHAEAKHRAVEGLLDALREDEKSVLSALGRGNVAALVQLLTATAPKIREKAATVLCLLAESGSCEGLLVSEGALPPLIRLAESGSLVGREKAVITLQRLSMSPEIARAIVGHSGVRPLIEICQTGDSISQSAAAGALKNLSAVPEVRQALAEEGIVRVMISLLDRGVVLGSKEYAAECLQNFTSSNDNLRRAVVSEGALPSLLAYLDGPLPQESAVGALRNLVSAVSPDNLVSLGVLPRLAHVLRDGSVGAQQAAAAAICRISSSPEMKRLVGDHGCMPLLVRLLEAKSSGAREVAAQATATLMSCPANARDVKKDEKSVPNLVQLLDPSPGNTAKKYAISCLLALSASKRCKKLMIAQGAIGYLKKLSEMDVAGAKKLLEKLERGKLRTLFTRK, encoded by the exons ATGATTGGCATTTTCATCgtagcagcagcggcggcggcggcggcactaGCTCTCGTGGGTTTCTTCGCGCTGGCGGTCGGCGTCGGGAGGAGGGACGGAGCAGGGGCGAGCGGGGGCACGTCCGGCGGAGGCGAGCGGACCGGAAGGCGAG ATCACGAGGCTGAGTGTTGTAGCTGGTGCGACCAGGAAATGAGCTTGCACAGCAGTCCGGCCGCGGCCGGGGACGCGCCGACCGGGACGGCGGAGGAGCTGCTCGAGCGGGCGCGGGGCCTGGTGCCGGCCGCGCTGGACGCTGCGCGCGCGGCGACGGGGTTTGGCGGGCGGTGGAAGGCGATCGCGGCGAGGCTGGAGAAGGTGCCGCCGTGCCTGTCCGACCTGTCCAGCCACCCCTGCTTCTCCAAGAACGCGCTCTGCCGGGAGCTGCTGCAGTCCGTTGCCGCCACGCTCGCCGAGGCCGCCGAGCTCGGCGTGCTCTGCCGCGAGCCGCCCAAGGCTGGCAAACTGCAGATGCAGAGCGACCTCGACGCTCTCGCCGGGAAGCTGGACCTCAACCTCCGGGACTGCGCGCTGCTTGTCAAGACTGGTGTTCTGTCAGATGCGACGGTTCCGTCTCCTCCGgctgaggcggcggcggcagcggcctCGCAGACGGACGTGCGGGAGCTGCTCGCTAGGCTGCAAATTGGGCACGCCGAGGCGAAGCACCGGGCTGTGGAGGGGCTCCTTGATGCGCTGCGCGAGGACGAGAAGAGCGTGCTGTCGGCGCTCGGCCGTGGCAACGTGGCCGCGCTGGTGCAGCTGCTGACGGCTACGGCGCCCAAGATCAGGGAGAAGGCGGCGACCGTGCTCTGCTTGCTTGCCGAGTCCGGCAGTTGCGAGGGCTTGCTGGTGTCGGAAGGCGCGCTGCCGCCGCTCATCCGGCTGGCGGAGTCCGGCAGCCTTGTTGGCCGGGAGAAGGCCGTCATCACGCTGCAGCGTCTGTCCATGTCGCCCGAGATTGCCCGCGCAATCGTCGGCCACAGCGGCGTCCGCCCACTCATCGAAATCTGCCAGACCGGGGACTCCATCTCGCAATCCGCGGCGGCGGGCGCGCTCAAGAACCTCTCCGCGGTGCCAGAGGTCCGGCAAGCGCTGGCCGAGGAAGGCATCGTGCGCGTCATGATCAGCCTGCTCGACCGCGGCGTCGTGCTGGGCTCCAAGGAGTACGCGGCGGAGTGCCTGCAGAACTTCACGTCGAGCAACGACAACCTGCGGCGCGCCGTGGTGTCCGAGGGCGCGCTGCCCAGCCTGCTCGCCTACCTCGACGGCCCGCTGCCGCAGGAGTCCGCCGTGGGCGCGCTCCGCAACCTCGTCTCCGCCGTCTCGCCGGACAACCTCGTGTCGCTCGGCGTGCTCCCGCGGCTCGCGCACGTGCTCCGCGACGGCTCCGTGGGCGCGCAGCAGGCGGCCGCGGCGGCCATCTGCAGGATCTCCAGCTCCCCGGAGATGAAGCGGCTGGTGGGCGACCACGGGTGCATGCCGCTGCTGGTGCGGCTGCTGGAGGCCAAGTCGAGCGGCGCGCGGGAGGTGGCGGCGCAGGCGACGGCGACGCTGATGAGCTGCCCGGCGAACGCGAGGGACGTGAAGAAGGACGAGAAGAGCGTGCCGAACCTGGTGCAGCTGCTGGACCCGAGCCCGGGGAACACGGCCAAGAAGTACGCCATCTCCTGCCTCCTGGCGCTGTCGGCGAGCAAGCGGTGCAAGAAGCTGATGATCGCGCAGGGCGCCATCGGGTACCTGAAGAAGCTCTCCGAGATGGACGTGGCCGGCGCCAAGAAGCTGCTCGAGAAGCTGGAGCGTGGCAAGCTGCGCACCCTATTCACCAGGAAGTAA